Proteins encoded in a region of the Deefgea piscis genome:
- a CDS encoding NAD(P)/FAD-dependent oxidoreductase, producing MNKTDVIVIGAGAAGLMCAATAGQRGRKVVLMDHSEKLAEKIRISGGGRCNFTNLNVRPECYLSNNPHFVKSALKQFTQFDFMALLDKHGLTYHEKTLGQLFCDQNSQGIIEMLKAEVNLGDVIWRMGTEVIAVAQVEGQFQVTTATEVWLSDALVIATGGLSIPQIGATAFGYEVAKQFGLNLQPLAAALVPLTFQSEDLWTELAGVALENVVVSCENTSFREAILLTHKGLSGPAILQISSFWQAGKTLEIDLIPDLDLADFLRAANRDALLSTVLADVLPKRFVAVWLAKYGEIRPLKQYTSKELQRLEAELHQWQIKPSGSLGYKKAEVTRGGVDTDQLLSKSMMAREIPGLYFIGEVVDVTGWLGGYNFQWAWSSGYVAGMNI from the coding sequence ATGAATAAAACGGATGTCATTGTGATCGGCGCAGGCGCTGCAGGTCTGATGTGCGCGGCCACCGCTGGCCAGCGTGGTCGTAAGGTGGTCTTGATGGATCACAGTGAAAAATTGGCCGAAAAAATTAGAATTTCTGGCGGTGGACGTTGCAACTTTACCAATCTCAATGTCCGACCAGAATGTTATCTCTCGAATAATCCGCATTTTGTAAAGTCGGCGCTGAAGCAATTTACGCAGTTTGATTTTATGGCTTTATTGGATAAGCACGGCTTAACTTACCATGAAAAAACCTTAGGGCAATTGTTTTGTGATCAAAACTCACAAGGCATTATTGAGATGCTCAAAGCGGAAGTGAATTTGGGCGATGTGATTTGGCGTATGGGCACAGAAGTCATTGCGGTGGCACAAGTGGAGGGGCAGTTTCAAGTCACAACAGCGACCGAAGTCTGGCTTAGCGACGCCTTAGTAATTGCGACGGGCGGCTTATCCATCCCACAAATTGGCGCGACGGCCTTTGGCTATGAAGTGGCAAAACAATTTGGACTCAATTTACAACCCTTGGCGGCAGCATTAGTGCCTTTGACTTTTCAATCCGAGGATTTGTGGACTGAGCTTGCCGGTGTTGCCTTAGAGAATGTCGTAGTCAGTTGTGAAAATACATCATTTCGCGAGGCGATTTTATTGACGCATAAGGGTCTTTCAGGCCCAGCTATTTTGCAAATATCGAGTTTTTGGCAAGCAGGTAAAACCCTCGAAATTGATTTAATTCCTGATTTAGATTTGGCTGATTTTTTAAGAGCAGCGAATCGAGATGCCTTGTTGTCGACCGTTTTAGCTGATGTATTACCAAAACGATTTGTAGCGGTATGGTTGGCTAAATATGGTGAAATAAGGCCGCTAAAGCAATACACTAGTAAAGAGCTGCAGCGATTAGAGGCTGAGCTGCATCAATGGCAAATTAAACCATCGGGGAGTTTGGGGTATAAAAAAGCCGAGGTGACACGCGGTGGTGTAGATACCGATCAGTTGTTGTCTAAGTCGATGATGGCGCGGGAAATTCCGGGTTTGTATTTCATTGGCGAGGTCGTTGATGTGACTGGATGGTTGGGCGGTTACAATTTTCAATGGGCCTGGTCATCAGGATATGTTGCAGGAATGAATATTTAG
- a CDS encoding Cof-type HAD-IIB family hydrolase produces MQKMIVSDLDGTLLDHEHKVDAFTAATFQALAQQGVLLAIATGRHFLDVQGIRETLGVKAHLITSNGARVHDPENNEIFAENLDPELARALMQPEFSHGSLLNAYVDAGWLVERECPELVGVYYKDSGFGYQVTDLKHHNGEDIAKILYIGDHATLTAIESKIIDRFGDQIYITFSADDCLEVMAPTVSKGHALTEVLARLSIDAEHCYAFGDGQNDIQLLAVAGHPFVMGNASPKLKAAHPNAPVIGSNDEHGVAQQLRQIFKL; encoded by the coding sequence ATGCAAAAAATGATTGTTTCTGACTTGGATGGTACTTTGCTTGACCACGAACACAAAGTCGATGCGTTCACTGCAGCTACATTCCAAGCACTTGCTCAGCAAGGGGTGCTCCTTGCAATTGCCACAGGGCGTCATTTTTTAGATGTACAAGGTATTCGAGAAACGCTCGGCGTGAAGGCGCACTTAATTACCTCCAATGGTGCACGCGTTCATGACCCTGAAAACAATGAAATTTTTGCAGAAAACCTAGATCCAGAGCTCGCACGTGCTTTAATGCAGCCCGAGTTTTCTCATGGCTCATTACTCAATGCCTATGTGGATGCCGGCTGGTTAGTGGAACGGGAATGCCCTGAATTAGTGGGGGTGTATTACAAGGACTCGGGATTTGGCTACCAAGTGACCGATTTGAAACACCACAACGGCGAAGATATCGCCAAAATTTTATACATTGGCGATCACGCCACGCTCACCGCCATTGAAAGCAAAATTATCGATCGATTTGGCGACCAAATTTATATTACTTTTTCTGCCGATGATTGCTTAGAAGTGATGGCGCCGACCGTATCCAAAGGCCACGCTTTGACTGAAGTCTTAGCTCGTCTCTCGATTGATGCCGAACACTGCTACGCCTTTGGTGATGGTCAAAATGACATTCAGCTACTTGCGGTGGCTGGTCATCCTTTTGTAATGGGCAATGCCAGCCCCAAACTCAAAGCGGCCCACCCCAATGCGCCAGTCATTGGAAGTAATGATGAACATGGCGTAGCGCAGCAATTAAGACAGATTTTTAAGCTTTAA
- a CDS encoding carbonic anhydrase produces MEEIEKFIGGFRRFQHKYFGEHRDLFAELQSGQNPKTLLIGCSDSRVDPALLTDCNPGDLFIVRNVANLVPPYEIDGAFHGVSSAIEYAVEHLEVSKIIVLGHSGCGGIQALMEASEPKTEANFIGRWVRIAEAARDQVKRELAHKSPDRQIRACEMAAIIVSLDNLMSFPFIARRVQEGSLSLIGWYFDILRGALYDFDQEKNSFQALVTSLKE; encoded by the coding sequence GTGGAAGAGATTGAAAAGTTTATTGGCGGATTTCGCCGCTTCCAACATAAATATTTTGGTGAGCACCGGGATTTATTTGCCGAGTTGCAATCAGGCCAAAATCCAAAAACATTATTGATTGGCTGTTCTGATTCACGCGTTGACCCTGCATTGTTAACCGATTGCAATCCTGGGGATTTATTTATTGTTCGCAATGTGGCCAATTTAGTGCCGCCGTATGAAATTGATGGTGCTTTTCACGGGGTTTCATCGGCGATTGAATACGCCGTTGAGCATTTAGAAGTCAGTAAAATTATCGTGCTTGGCCATTCTGGTTGTGGTGGTATTCAAGCGTTGATGGAAGCGAGTGAGCCCAAAACCGAGGCTAATTTTATTGGTCGTTGGGTGAGGATCGCTGAGGCCGCGCGAGATCAAGTCAAACGTGAATTGGCGCATAAATCACCCGATCGACAAATTCGTGCGTGTGAGATGGCCGCCATTATCGTTTCTTTGGATAATTTGATGAGCTTTCCGTTTATTGCTCGCCGAGTTCAAGAAGGATCGTTGAGTTTAATTGGGTGGTATTTTGATATTTTACGCGGTGCTTTATACGATTTTGATCAAGAAAAAAATTCGTTTCAAGCTTTGGTGACGTCGTTAAAAGAATAA